In one Alteribacter lacisalsi genomic region, the following are encoded:
- a CDS encoding GrpB family protein — protein MKNYWQTARAVRVLPYDPTWKEAFEKEEKRLNRIFGKTARGIHHIGSTSVEGLNAKPIIDILIEVANMENADRCTEEMGMAGYTAKGENGIPGRRYFYKGEGNERSHHVHVFEEGSDQVITHLAFRDYLRKHPEEKRRYAALKEQLAVAYPKDIDSYIQGKTNFVEELTQKALSWAKEQSRHAN, from the coding sequence ATGAAAAACTACTGGCAGACCGCTCGCGCTGTCCGCGTACTTCCATACGATCCAACATGGAAAGAAGCATTCGAGAAAGAAGAGAAGCGATTGAACCGGATCTTTGGAAAAACAGCACGCGGCATCCATCACATCGGAAGTACATCGGTAGAGGGTCTCAATGCCAAGCCGATTATAGACATTCTTATAGAAGTGGCGAATATGGAGAATGCTGACCGCTGCACCGAAGAAATGGGCATGGCAGGTTATACGGCTAAAGGAGAGAACGGCATTCCCGGACGCCGGTACTTTTATAAAGGCGAAGGAAATGAGCGGAGTCATCATGTTCATGTGTTCGAGGAAGGGTCAGATCAGGTGATCACTCACCTGGCATTCCGGGACTACCTCCGTAAGCATCCGGAGGAAAAAAGACGGTACGCAGCACTGAAAGAGCAGCTGGCCGTCGCCTATCCTAAAGATATTGACAGCTACATTCAAGGCAAGACCAATTTTGTTGAAGAATTGACACAAAAGGCCCTTAGCTGGGCGAAGGAACAGAGCAGGCACGCAAACTGA
- a CDS encoding class F sortase, with amino-acid sequence MKTSKALWTFLPLAALLFLAACGDGNPSSPEKEEGLSSVSGGVQAGDHEAGQEASTAPADGDASASAGQEDQREAEISSSEINEKAAEADDPDADGSSGTEAVSGILPVAVEIPEIGVYADIESLGLTDTGAMDVPDDGDLVGWYNRGAKPGAPGNAVLAGHVDDRSGPAVFYDLKELREGDEILVHGEDETLTFIVTRMEAYPYDDAPLQQIFGRSTARNLNLITCTGEFDREQRTHRERLVVYTELKT; translated from the coding sequence TTGAAAACCAGTAAGGCCCTTTGGACCTTCCTCCCCCTGGCGGCTCTTCTCTTCCTTGCCGCCTGCGGAGACGGAAACCCTTCTTCTCCTGAAAAAGAAGAAGGGCTTTCCTCCGTTTCAGGCGGCGTGCAGGCCGGTGACCATGAAGCCGGGCAGGAGGCTTCCACAGCACCGGCTGACGGGGACGCTTCCGCTTCTGCGGGTCAGGAAGACCAGCGTGAAGCAGAAATCTCTTCTTCGGAAATCAATGAAAAGGCTGCCGAGGCAGATGATCCTGATGCCGACGGTTCATCCGGCACCGAAGCAGTTTCCGGCATCCTTCCTGTTGCTGTTGAAATACCGGAAATCGGGGTTTACGCAGACATTGAATCTCTCGGTCTGACAGACACAGGCGCAATGGATGTACCAGATGACGGCGATCTTGTAGGCTGGTACAACCGGGGTGCGAAACCGGGCGCTCCAGGCAACGCCGTCCTTGCCGGTCATGTGGATGACCGGAGCGGTCCTGCGGTTTTCTATGATCTGAAGGAGCTTCGTGAAGGGGATGAAATCCTCGTTCACGGTGAGGATGAGACACTCACATTTATCGTGACACGAATGGAAGCCTACCCTTATGACGATGCTCCGCTTCAGCAGATTTTCGGCAGAAGCACAGCGAGAAACCTGAATCTGATTACATGCACCGGTGAATTTGACCGTGAACAGCGGACTCACCGGGAGCGGCTTGTGGTCTATACCGAATTAAAAACATAA
- a CDS encoding general stress protein, translated as MEPLYKEFYNDEEVVKTVEALKRKGVDEDNVYILTHDDDRTDRVADNADANTVNMSEQGIDTSVKNVFRKKGDELRAQFEELGFSSNKAHSLEEELDEGKVIVVVKDAPADLVL; from the coding sequence ATGGAACCACTATACAAAGAGTTTTACAATGATGAAGAAGTTGTGAAAACAGTAGAAGCCCTTAAACGTAAAGGGGTAGACGAAGACAACGTTTATATCCTGACACATGATGACGACCGGACAGATCGCGTAGCGGACAACGCAGATGCGAATACCGTCAATATGAGTGAGCAGGGCATTGACACTTCTGTTAAAAACGTTTTCCGTAAAAAAGGGGACGAGCTTCGTGCCCAGTTTGAGGAACTCGGTTTCTCCAGCAATAAAGCCCACTCTCTTGAAGAAGAGCTGGATGAAGGAAAAGTCATCGTTGTTGTAAAAGACGCGCCGGCGGACCTTGTTCTATAG
- a CDS encoding sucrose-specific PTS transporter subunit IIBC: MSENRKIAEELIEAVGGRENIDSVAHCATRLRIMVNDKEKINKAKAEEIDKVKGAFYNSGQFQVIFGTGTVNRIYEEMSALGVSESSKGEQKEKAKKQGNAFQRGIRTFGDVFVPIIPVLVATGLFMGLRGLLTQEYILGLMGLTPDDISENFLLFTEVLTDTAFAFLPALVAWSAFRVFGGSPIIGIVLGLMLVNPALPNAWAVAEGDAEALNFFGFIPVSGYQGSVLPAFIAGFLGAKLEKQIRKRVPEALDLILTPFLTLLIMITAALFLIGPVFHAVEAAVMAATTALLSLPFGISGLIIGGLHQIIVITGVHHIFNFLEIQLLNEFGENPFNAIITCAIAAQGGAALAVGLKTKVKKLKALALPSSFSAFLGITEPAIFGVNLRYVKPFVMGLIGGAAGAFFASLVGLAGTGMAITVIPGTLLYLNEQFLLYILANVISIGVGFTLTYLFGYTDKMKEEIDGGA; this comes from the coding sequence ATGTCAGAGAATCGTAAAATTGCAGAAGAGTTAATTGAAGCCGTCGGAGGCAGGGAGAACATTGACTCTGTAGCCCATTGTGCCACACGGCTGCGTATCATGGTAAACGACAAGGAAAAAATCAACAAAGCGAAAGCAGAGGAAATTGACAAGGTTAAAGGGGCATTTTACAATTCCGGTCAGTTTCAGGTTATTTTCGGCACCGGTACCGTAAACCGGATTTATGAAGAAATGTCTGCACTCGGAGTGTCCGAGTCTTCAAAAGGTGAGCAGAAAGAAAAAGCGAAGAAACAGGGGAACGCCTTCCAGCGTGGAATCAGAACGTTTGGAGACGTTTTCGTTCCGATTATTCCTGTCCTCGTTGCAACCGGTTTGTTTATGGGGCTTCGTGGCCTTCTGACTCAGGAATACATTCTCGGTCTGATGGGACTGACGCCTGATGATATTTCGGAGAATTTCCTCCTCTTCACGGAAGTGCTGACCGATACAGCTTTTGCCTTCCTGCCGGCACTTGTTGCCTGGTCAGCGTTCAGGGTGTTCGGAGGCAGTCCGATTATCGGGATTGTTCTTGGTCTGATGCTTGTTAATCCTGCTCTGCCAAATGCGTGGGCGGTTGCAGAGGGTGATGCGGAAGCACTCAACTTCTTCGGCTTCATTCCGGTGAGCGGCTATCAGGGATCCGTGCTGCCGGCCTTTATTGCAGGTTTCCTCGGTGCAAAACTTGAGAAACAAATTCGTAAACGGGTGCCGGAAGCACTCGATCTGATTCTGACGCCGTTTCTTACGCTGTTAATCATGATTACAGCGGCGCTGTTTTTGATCGGACCGGTCTTTCACGCAGTTGAAGCAGCAGTTATGGCAGCGACAACAGCTCTTCTATCCCTGCCGTTTGGGATCAGCGGACTAATCATCGGTGGACTGCATCAGATCATCGTCATTACCGGTGTACACCATATTTTCAACTTCCTTGAGATTCAGCTCTTAAACGAATTTGGGGAAAATCCGTTCAACGCCATTATCACCTGTGCGATTGCTGCCCAGGGTGGTGCCGCACTTGCGGTTGGCTTGAAAACGAAAGTAAAGAAGCTGAAGGCACTGGCTCTTCCATCTTCCTTCTCGGCTTTTCTCGGAATTACTGAACCGGCAATCTTCGGGGTTAACCTCCGGTACGTAAAGCCGTTTGTAATGGGCCTGATCGGTGGAGCAGCAGGTGCATTCTTTGCCTCTCTCGTTGGTCTTGCAGGAACAGGGATGGCAATTACTGTTATTCCAGGTACACTGCTGTATCTGAATGAACAGTTCCTCCTTTACATTCTGGCAAACGTCATCTCGATTGGTGTCGGTTTTACCCTTACCTACCTGTTCGGCTATACGGATAAAATGAAAGAAGAAATCGACGGCGGTGCATAA
- a CDS encoding cyanophycinase, whose product MKKAGIALLIFLLTAGAFSAAPLEAEAAKGSDLVLIGGALGSSEGAEEIYEEMVTRAGGEDGKIGVITASSYPYDWDCEEYGDSTDGGCNDPDVSNSKMNANYYINSFEEFGIEAEWIPADLANTDVADDAEWADRISSGEFTGFFLGGGDQSRYIDTFVRGDEWNDSAVLGAIRDLFESGNAMIAGSSAGAAVQASEYMITGGDSYRGITDGSVEGYHSDGSVLGYFKEGGLGFFSYGLVDTHFSERAREGRMIRLAADADVDKVFGVDETTALIVEDANHPSAKMKVVGENGVQIFDLSGASQSVDEEGNWAIEGVNSTYLHHGDRYQPQNGNVVFNPSFSPVRGGDTQIGEHDDIFYERFAYRNMVWELLTSTYDQAAGTSWENDPEYSLVSEKTNRTKTRYGTVFGSERWSYSDVKVSIYPSGQ is encoded by the coding sequence ATGAAAAAAGCAGGAATTGCCTTACTTATTTTTCTTTTAACAGCAGGGGCCTTTTCCGCTGCTCCATTGGAAGCAGAAGCAGCAAAGGGCAGTGACCTCGTACTTATTGGCGGGGCGCTTGGATCTTCGGAAGGTGCAGAGGAGATTTATGAAGAAATGGTCACCCGTGCAGGCGGGGAAGATGGAAAGATTGGTGTGATTACAGCCAGCAGTTACCCGTACGACTGGGACTGCGAGGAATATGGAGATTCAACGGACGGAGGATGCAACGATCCGGATGTAAGTAACAGCAAGATGAACGCCAACTATTACATCAATAGCTTTGAAGAGTTCGGCATAGAAGCAGAATGGATTCCGGCTGACCTTGCCAACACAGATGTTGCAGATGATGCGGAATGGGCTGATCGGATCTCTTCAGGAGAGTTTACCGGCTTTTTCCTGGGAGGCGGTGACCAGAGCCGCTACATTGATACGTTTGTACGAGGAGACGAATGGAATGATTCGGCTGTATTAGGTGCGATACGAGACCTTTTTGAGTCCGGAAACGCAATGATTGCAGGAAGCTCTGCCGGTGCAGCTGTTCAGGCGTCGGAGTATATGATCACCGGCGGAGACAGCTACCGGGGAATTACAGATGGTTCAGTTGAGGGTTATCACAGCGATGGAAGCGTACTCGGCTACTTTAAGGAAGGGGGACTTGGTTTCTTTTCCTACGGTCTTGTCGATACCCACTTTTCAGAGCGTGCCCGGGAAGGACGGATGATCCGTCTCGCTGCTGATGCGGACGTGGATAAAGTGTTCGGCGTGGATGAAACGACAGCGCTGATCGTGGAGGACGCCAATCACCCGTCGGCAAAAATGAAAGTGGTGGGGGAAAACGGCGTACAGATCTTTGATTTGTCAGGTGCCTCCCAGTCTGTGGATGAGGAAGGAAACTGGGCAATTGAAGGTGTGAATTCCACCTACCTGCATCACGGGGACCGCTACCAGCCGCAGAACGGTAACGTTGTATTTAACCCGTCATTCAGCCCGGTTCGTGGAGGGGATACGCAAATCGGAGAACACGACGATATTTTCTATGAGCGTTTTGCCTACAGAAATATGGTCTGGGAGCTGCTTACCTCTACTTACGATCAGGCAGCAGGAACCTCATGGGAGAATGATCCGGAATACAGCCTGGTTTCAGAAAAAACAAATCGCACAAAGACCCGGTATGGAACGGTATTTGGAAGTGAACGATGGTCTTACAGTGACGTGAAGGTATCGATTTATCCTTCTGGCCAATAA
- a CDS encoding helix-turn-helix domain-containing protein, with protein MGEVGKRIKKYRLRKGYSISRLAEESGIAKSYISFLERDQRKNPSVETLKKLSGVLNIPLELLMVDEERESVLEVLDDDWLRLIKEAKESGVSKEEVKNYIRFIQYNKWNDQLKRK; from the coding sequence GTGGGTGAAGTGGGAAAACGGATTAAGAAATACCGGCTCAGAAAAGGATACTCAATCTCGCGCCTTGCGGAAGAGAGCGGCATAGCCAAATCCTATATCAGCTTTCTGGAGCGTGACCAGCGGAAGAATCCGTCTGTGGAAACGCTGAAAAAGCTGTCCGGGGTATTAAATATCCCGCTTGAACTACTGATGGTGGACGAGGAGCGTGAATCCGTTCTCGAAGTTCTGGATGATGACTGGCTGAGGCTGATTAAGGAAGCAAAAGAAAGCGGCGTGAGTAAAGAGGAAGTAAAAAATTATATCCGGTTTATCCAGTACAACAAATGGAACGACCAGCTGAAACGAAAGTAA
- a CDS encoding DinB family protein — MNTVISKFEQLTSFFNHLKQIDSDTFYEPIDDNKWSTAAIVAHFHYWDQKIASERLPVMISGGKTNGWDGTVEAVNRRAATYARTRSMQELIDQAIVSRLKLAERLHACNLATEFQVDQKTYSILEYVEMLCKHDEQHVKEVASFLYSSYIGESIHSLQINS; from the coding sequence ATGAACACTGTTATTTCAAAGTTTGAGCAACTAACTTCCTTCTTTAATCATTTGAAGCAAATTGACAGCGATACATTTTATGAGCCAATTGATGATAACAAATGGTCGACCGCGGCGATTGTCGCTCACTTTCATTACTGGGATCAGAAAATTGCTTCTGAACGTCTTCCCGTCATGATTTCCGGCGGTAAAACGAACGGCTGGGACGGCACGGTTGAGGCAGTAAACCGCAGAGCAGCCACTTACGCCCGTACCCGGTCCATGCAGGAACTGATCGATCAGGCAATCGTATCCCGCCTGAAACTGGCTGAACGGCTTCATGCATGCAATTTGGCAACAGAGTTTCAGGTTGATCAGAAAACGTACAGCATTCTTGAATATGTGGAAATGCTCTGTAAGCACGACGAACAGCACGTAAAAGAAGTGGCAAGCTTCCTTTATTCTTCTTATATAGGGGAAAGCATCCACTCCCTGCAGATCAATTCATAG
- a CDS encoding HD domain-containing protein: MIVKDPLYGTAKVEGVLAELITSSPVQRLKSIRQAGAPAFFRPEWHVSRYDHSIGVMLLVRRLGGSLREQTAALLHDVAHTALSHFVDVVYEREEEDYHEQIIRELVGKTEVPAILRAHGLDPDEILKVTKEAFPRLEQPLPALCADRIDYTLRDQHLYYGVPAEQIAGFLNSLAADRSGKVYVKEVRQAEWFTNLFYDEVAGFFMEPFNIYANQLLKPAVLAAMKTGVIEEKDWLGSDRMFMEKLRQFPTARQAMEVLAAPPALEKCPVREADFVHRVKPRMIDPDVLYDGGIVPITTVSEKAQLLNKVAADRFVQGVKVLGESGK; the protein is encoded by the coding sequence ATGATTGTTAAAGATCCCCTTTACGGAACAGCAAAGGTGGAAGGTGTACTGGCCGAACTGATTACAAGCAGCCCTGTTCAGCGGCTGAAAAGCATCAGGCAGGCTGGTGCCCCGGCTTTTTTCAGGCCGGAGTGGCACGTATCCCGTTATGACCATTCAATTGGGGTCATGCTCCTGGTCCGCCGGCTTGGCGGCAGCCTTCGTGAACAAACGGCTGCTTTGCTGCACGATGTGGCACACACGGCGCTGTCCCATTTCGTCGATGTGGTCTATGAAAGAGAAGAAGAGGATTATCACGAGCAGATTATCAGGGAGCTTGTCGGGAAAACGGAGGTACCGGCGATCCTCAGGGCTCACGGACTCGACCCTGACGAGATTCTGAAAGTGACAAAAGAAGCCTTTCCGAGGTTGGAGCAGCCGCTGCCTGCATTATGCGCGGATCGGATTGACTATACGCTAAGGGATCAGCACCTTTATTACGGTGTTCCTGCTGAGCAGATCGCAGGTTTTCTTAACAGTCTGGCGGCAGACAGGAGCGGAAAAGTGTATGTGAAGGAGGTGCGGCAGGCGGAATGGTTCACGAATCTGTTTTATGATGAAGTGGCCGGTTTTTTTATGGAACCGTTCAATATTTATGCCAATCAGCTGCTCAAACCAGCCGTTTTGGCGGCGATGAAGACAGGAGTAATCGAGGAAAAAGACTGGCTCGGCAGTGACCGGATGTTTATGGAAAAGCTTCGGCAATTTCCCACGGCCCGACAGGCAATGGAAGTACTTGCAGCTCCGCCTGCTCTTGAAAAGTGCCCAGTACGGGAGGCTGATTTTGTTCACCGGGTGAAGCCGCGGATGATTGATCCGGATGTCCTTTATGATGGGGGGATTGTGCCTATTACTACAGTTTCCGAAAAAGCGCAGCTGCTGAATAAGGTTGCGGCAGACCGGTTCGTACAGGGTGTGAAGGTGCTGGGGGAATCAGGTAAATAA
- a CDS encoding BCCT family transporter has product MGKFKYETKKPSIVFFISAPIVLLFVLWGFLAPEHLDQVSGTALGSTLDNFGWLYMLATALFIGFVLFLAISPFGKLKLGKPDEKPEYKFYTWLGMLFSAGIGVGFVFWGVAEPALYYLDPHPDYINADEATQANAGLRYAVFHWALHPWAIFSLVALTLGYVQFRKDQPALISSAFQPILGDNTHGVFGKGIDTLAVLATSTGVATTFGLSALQISGGLSHLTDNTIPNTGLTQAIIITIVTFLFIISAASGVNKGIRILSVINLTIAAILLIFVIVFGPTLFIAESIVTTIGGYLANVTQMSLDLDPFGDGEWLGMYTIFFWAWHISWAPFMGIFIARISRGRTIREFVAGVLIVPSLLGAIWFTAFGGTALDMIMGGNEQLGDLVLDNVEVALFATLSELPMGMIMSILAVTLIIIFFITSADSASYVLGAMTSDGSLNPKLWVKVVWGFLIAGTASVLLISGGLEGLQTASIVAALPFTMIMIVMIFSLLIMMGRDLKVEKVRSSFRQRKRVKKEVSGDVYDEMKDRVYDDIKEEVYDEIKEEVYENIKEDVYDQVKERVYEDLKEDLGDEFKKSIDDKDKGK; this is encoded by the coding sequence GTGGGAAAATTTAAATATGAAACGAAAAAACCAAGTATCGTATTTTTCATCTCAGCACCAATCGTATTACTGTTTGTACTGTGGGGGTTTTTAGCCCCGGAGCACCTCGATCAGGTTTCCGGCACCGCCCTCGGTTCAACGCTTGATAACTTCGGGTGGCTGTATATGCTTGCCACTGCCCTCTTTATCGGTTTTGTCCTTTTTCTTGCGATCAGCCCGTTCGGAAAGCTGAAGCTTGGAAAACCCGATGAAAAACCGGAGTATAAGTTTTACACCTGGCTCGGTATGCTGTTTTCCGCCGGGATTGGGGTCGGATTTGTGTTCTGGGGGGTAGCTGAACCTGCCCTTTATTATCTCGATCCTCACCCTGATTACATTAACGCCGACGAAGCAACCCAGGCAAATGCGGGACTCCGCTACGCTGTGTTCCACTGGGCACTCCACCCGTGGGCAATCTTTTCCCTTGTTGCGCTCACACTCGGGTACGTTCAGTTTCGTAAAGACCAGCCGGCACTCATCAGTTCTGCCTTCCAGCCGATTCTCGGCGACAACACGCATGGTGTGTTCGGAAAAGGGATTGATACACTCGCCGTTCTCGCCACCTCAACCGGTGTTGCGACTACATTCGGTCTGAGTGCCCTGCAGATCAGCGGGGGGCTGTCGCACCTGACAGACAACACAATTCCGAATACTGGGCTTACGCAGGCCATTATCATTACGATCGTCACATTCTTGTTTATCATATCAGCCGCGTCCGGTGTTAATAAAGGAATCCGTATACTTAGTGTCATTAACTTGACGATCGCAGCGATTCTGTTAATCTTTGTAATCGTCTTTGGTCCGACCCTGTTTATCGCCGAGAGTATCGTCACCACGATTGGCGGTTATCTTGCCAATGTAACCCAGATGAGTCTTGACCTGGATCCGTTCGGGGACGGGGAATGGCTTGGCATGTACACGATCTTTTTCTGGGCATGGCACATTTCATGGGCACCGTTTATGGGCATTTTCATTGCCCGTATCTCCCGGGGACGAACGATCCGTGAATTTGTGGCAGGTGTGCTGATCGTCCCTTCCCTGCTTGGCGCCATCTGGTTCACGGCGTTCGGCGGAACTGCCCTTGATATGATCATGGGTGGAAACGAGCAGCTGGGTGATCTCGTTCTCGATAACGTCGAAGTTGCCCTTTTTGCCACCTTATCGGAACTGCCGATGGGAATGATTATGAGTATTCTTGCCGTAACGCTCATTATTATCTTCTTTATCACCTCCGCTGACTCGGCTTCCTATGTACTCGGTGCGATGACGAGTGACGGAAGTCTGAATCCGAAGCTTTGGGTGAAGGTGGTATGGGGCTTCCTGATTGCCGGTACAGCCAGTGTGCTTCTGATAAGCGGCGGACTGGAGGGACTGCAGACCGCCTCCATTGTCGCAGCGCTCCCGTTTACGATGATTATGATCGTGATGATCTTCTCGCTCCTGATCATGATGGGCAGGGATCTGAAAGTGGAAAAAGTTCGCAGCTCCTTCCGCCAGAGGAAACGGGTTAAGAAAGAAGTTTCGGGAGATGTTTACGACGAAATGAAAGACCGTGTCTACGACGACATTAAAGAAGAAGTTTATGATGAAATTAAAGAAGAAGTATATGAGAATATTAAGGAAGATGTCTATGATCAAGTGAAGGAGCGGGTCTACGAGGACCTGAAAGAGGACCTCGGAGACGAGTTCAAGAAAAGCATCGACGATAAGGACAAAGGGAAGTAA
- a CDS encoding YjcZ family sporulation protein, with protein MGYYNGVNSFALILVLFILLVIIGCYCYNN; from the coding sequence ATGGGTTACTATAACGGCGTTAACAGCTTCGCGCTGATTCTTGTGCTGTTCATTCTTTTGGTTATCATCGGCTGCTACTGCTACAACAACTAA
- a CDS encoding LacI family DNA-binding transcriptional regulator, with protein MVTIRDIAGLAGVSRTTVSRVLNSSGYVSEQARSRVMQVIEETGYVPSEQAKALRTKKSNVIGVILPRMSTETASRVADGIENVLNREGYQMVLANANLKVEKEIEQLKLLESRRVDGIILLATNKEEKLLDAIRNLSVPVVAIGQDLPDVTSVVYDDYHAARDMTEAILKKGHTRVGFIGVYESDHAVGILRKQGYKDAMKAVGLTTEDSWAQQGDFTGESGYEAMKRMMNESAEHPSAVFAVTDRLALGAMEYLKSRGLEIPDHIAVAGLGNSELSRYVTPSLTTVDYDYEEAGMRTADLLLERLNRSGEKREKIVMGYRLLFRDSLI; from the coding sequence ATGGTTACGATCCGTGATATCGCGGGGCTGGCAGGTGTTTCCCGAACCACTGTATCAAGAGTGCTTAACAGTTCGGGGTATGTAAGCGAACAGGCCCGCTCAAGAGTCATGCAGGTTATTGAGGAAACAGGTTACGTCCCGAGTGAACAGGCAAAAGCGCTCCGGACAAAAAAATCCAACGTCATTGGCGTCATCCTGCCGAGAATGAGTACGGAAACAGCCAGTCGCGTAGCTGACGGAATTGAAAATGTGCTGAACCGCGAAGGCTATCAAATGGTTCTCGCAAATGCCAATCTTAAGGTTGAAAAAGAAATAGAGCAGCTGAAACTGCTTGAAAGCCGGAGGGTGGACGGTATCATTCTTCTGGCGACAAATAAGGAAGAGAAACTTCTGGACGCGATTCGGAATCTGAGTGTTCCGGTCGTGGCCATTGGTCAGGATCTGCCGGATGTTACATCGGTAGTGTATGACGACTACCATGCCGCCAGAGATATGACAGAAGCGATTCTGAAAAAAGGACATACCCGTGTCGGCTTTATTGGCGTATACGAGTCTGATCACGCTGTCGGTATCCTGAGAAAACAGGGATATAAGGATGCGATGAAAGCAGTCGGACTAACTACTGAGGATAGCTGGGCGCAGCAGGGTGATTTTACAGGTGAGTCCGGGTATGAGGCAATGAAGCGGATGATGAATGAAAGTGCTGAACACCCATCGGCCGTATTTGCAGTAACAGATCGTCTTGCCCTCGGGGCAATGGAATATTTGAAGTCACGGGGTTTGGAAATCCCGGATCATATAGCAGTTGCAGGGCTTGGAAATTCAGAACTGTCCAGATATGTGACACCATCGCTTACAACAGTGGATTATGATTATGAAGAAGCGGGAATGAGAACAGCAGACCTGCTTTTGGAACGATTAAACCGCAGCGGGGAAAAGAGAGAAAAAATTGTAATGGGCTATAGACTTCTGTTTCGTGATAGTTTAATATGA
- a CDS encoding NADPH-dependent FMN reductase, translating to MKSPTATVAIISGSMNTDSFTRKLLKEVEQRVQGLQMETEFIDVKELALPVYAPDEAPPEVIRTVSEKLREADGIVVGAPEYHGSYTGALKNLLDYLGSGEFEHKPIGLVTTTGGVKSGTNTLNHLRLVFRNLHGLVIPQQFAISQKETDIHISLDDSTSLRLETFIKGLEVEVRKMLLLKDNS from the coding sequence ATGAAAAGTCCCACAGCCACTGTTGCCATTATCAGCGGAAGTATGAATACCGATTCGTTTACCCGGAAACTGCTGAAGGAAGTTGAACAGCGTGTACAAGGTCTCCAGATGGAAACCGAATTTATTGATGTAAAAGAACTTGCCCTTCCGGTATACGCACCGGATGAAGCCCCGCCGGAAGTGATCCGGACCGTATCTGAAAAGCTCAGAGAGGCAGATGGGATCGTTGTCGGTGCCCCGGAATACCACGGGTCGTATACAGGTGCGCTTAAAAACCTGCTCGACTACCTCGGATCAGGGGAGTTTGAGCACAAGCCGATCGGCCTTGTGACGACGACCGGGGGAGTGAAGTCCGGCACCAATACACTAAATCATCTGCGTCTGGTTTTTAGAAACCTGCACGGACTCGTCATTCCCCAGCAGTTTGCCATCAGCCAGAAGGAAACAGACATTCACATCAGCCTTGATGACAGCACAAGCCTGCGCCTGGAGACGTTTATTAAAGGGCTTGAGGTTGAAGTCAGAAAAATGCTGTTGCTTAAAGATAATTCCTGA